AATACTTATTTCCATTTTTTTAGTCACATCATCTGACTCTTCACATTCACTTGAGCCTCCTTGGTCAGTTAGAGAGGGCACAGGAGCAGCGGTAGATTTACAGCTTTCAAGCGGGCGTCTTTCATCAGCTCGTGTGGCCTTGCACCAGGCATCGAGGGTTGCCGCTGGGCTCCTGAGCGTTATAGGTAGAGGTTCCGCATTACCTACAGAAGTTTTTCAGCACTTTCGTGCCCTCTCACTTGTATTTGCTCCTGAAGGTATGGACTCAAACCATGAATGACAAGTGGCAGCTCAGGCAAGGCTGAGTCAGCCAGCTGGAATAACCTCCTTTCCTAATAAAAATAGCTGAGTGCAGATCCACATCTGTACTTGAATGTGATAGCTTTGTGCCATTAGAATAACTTGTTCTCGCCAAAAGAGGTGAGAAAACTCTTTCCTCTTCATCTTGAGGGGTTGCAGCCAAGAGTCGGATGCCACAGCGTTGATTTGTTCCGATGATGAAGGCCATCTACATCTTGACATGATTGTCCATACAGAAAGTGTGTGGCTGCGCCAATTTGTAATAAGACATAGTTGGGCTACTCTATTGTGGCAGCCACCTTTACTCCGAACCCCCggctcttcgtcgtcttcgttccGACCTTCTTTGTCCCAACGTCCATgcgcaacatatatatatacatatatatatatatatatattgcctgcCGTATTTGCTGGAAACCGTTAcatgttcaccatgcaccaactggcccagcaaactactctactatatatatatatgtgcgtgtgtgtttgttcaTAGAATACTCCCTGGCCGCATCCAGTCGATCGATACTCGGTGTTGCTAGCTGGTCGGCCTCACGACTACacacaaaaccaaatgtttctgcGATCTGAAGAGAACTGGTACTTTCAGTATGACATGGCCGATGGCAAGAAAGCACAAAACTCTTTTCTGCATGTCATGCTCACCAGCGTATGTATTTCCTTCTACGCCTGAACCTGCATTACAGTGGAAATGTCCGGCGAGTTGCCATCGCAGAATGTGAGGAGGAGCCGGAGTGAAAAGCTGTTGCATGGTTGTTGCACGAGTCGTTCCCGGCGGCTCAGGGTATCGTTATCATGCTGTCGGGCCACCGAAGGCATCGACGCGCTTGGACGCGGTAGGTCGTCCCCTCCATTGTTTAAAGGGACAAAAAAGGCAAATATTTAGTCAAGATAaaatgatagattagtgcttCAGATTCtgtaaggcgtcaatattatcgcgaacagggcCTTAGTAATGGAGAagctgaggtaaatgcaggacatgattaaaGACTCCCCCGGGGCATTCAAGCATTTGCCCGAtcacgaaagcactcctcagttaaattctgtcattgTACTCAACCACTAGTAGCAAAAAAACATCATTGTATGGTATtagaagatgaaataaaatgctacttatacagttctatttcatttttagaaagaATAACTAATTGAAGTTACTGTCGACAActacgcgggcggtcgaaaggttttgttttcgctcgactctgcgccgcgcacgctttcgcgtttcagcagtttcgttatcgcgtagtgctgcgctggttttgctggctcgcaaaactcgcacaaacttcaagtagcagagaattcaacttccatgttatgccgcgggatgcccgaacggtctacggcacttgaccaaaaagaagctgcagcggcgaatccaccgctctgtctaggctcggtgccgccgcctgtcgggcgccgttttgctcagcgacggcagcaaagggcggtgatggcgtatgcagcgtcaccactcccccggttgggtggtgagagatttgaatttcgaaaaacgTATTCGGACCCTTAAGATGCAATTTTCTGGTAAACTGACTATTTTCTTGGcccgaaacaagcgttgcgaggtttctggtaCGGTATTGCAACAGTCCACGTTGATTTCTTATTTGCCTTTAGCGCCCCTTTAACGCTGCTCTGCGGGGGACATGGGCGACATGGTCAGGTAGTTTTTCTATATACTTGACTTATTCTACCTTTTCATTTGCAACTCTTTTTTCACTGCTAGTACTTTCAGCCCTCGTCGCGCAGACTCTATGGTTATGGCGTTTGGCGCATGATTACCAGATTGTGGGACTAAACGTCCGCTTATAAGGGCcggcataataataataagaataaagGATACCGCATTGTGCTTAGATTTTATTGTGCGTTAAAGAACCTAGGATGGTCGGGAACAAATTCCATGCCCTTCTGCGCCGTGCTTACTATATCTACATTGCAGCTTTGCCTAAAATCCAATTAGAAGTCATGAATGGAATAGTGCCAATGTTTCGCGTGCCTACGAAATACTACCTCTGTCATAGCTCTCCGAGGCTACATCGCGCCAAGCATCAAGTTTTGTTGGATCATCTCAGTGACAGTCAAACTTATAGCGCGTTCGGCTGCCGTAATCTGAGTTCGGCTCGCTGGCACTAAGCCACCGCAACGATATTGTGCTGTTTGGCGAACGTATTACTTGAGGTGACTTCACACTGAGTTTCACTGGATCGTCGATCTTCTGAGTCCTATCGATTTTCTTTCATTCTAATATGTTGACGGTTTCCAAGAAACTTTCGCTGCATTGCAGATTCCCCATCTGATGTCAATAACTCTGGCAGCTTGGAATTATTGGCAATTGATCTTCAAGTTGTACTTGTGAAGCGCGCACCAAATAAGAGAAGGGCACAGAAAGGGACGAACACAGAATGCGCTACTCCGAAGAAATGTTTATTCTAGAGTCGTGAGCGTCATATATTCCCACGTGTTAGAATAACAGGACAGTCAAGCCCGTTCAAcgctaacaaaaataaaaaatagcaaaaCAGTTGCGATGTTGTTATGGGGAAAGAAACAAATTATGATAGGGCATGACGCCACAAGTTTTGTTCGCTTTTACAAATCTTGAATGCGTGACTGCTATCGCTATTATACATGGGGATACGTCACGCGCACCTCTCTGTAATAAAAATTTGCTGTCGTTAGTCAGCCTGTTCTCTGTCATCTTATTCTGGTGCTTTGGACCTGAGCATGGATGTGTAGCAACTATATCTGGTTCTTCTCCGTAAAGAAAGTGGGGCTGTTCATTCCACCTACGCGAGCTGCGGAACGCTGTGAGCGCCGCATGGGTGCTAATGTGATGATCATGCCCGCAATTTCACGTGCATACTTAAGTGGGACAATAATAGGATAGAAAATTGTGCTTGTGTTGTTTGGTACGCCCAGAAAGATTATAACTTTAAACTTTTACTCCACAACGCTGTAGCACGTATTTAATGTTATTGTACAGATCAAAGCGTATGACGAAGACGGAAGCAAGCTTAAATTATCCTCTTACAACACCACTATGACGTCCCCAGTGACAACATGACGGAGAGCCGCCGGCGAAATTTCAATCATTGCCAGCGTTGCGGTCAACTTCTATAGGTGTCTTGAGTTGATGTATGCCACTGGCTATTTCAGGGAACTCGATTTTGTTAACATTTACCGGAAATTTGAGCGCGCTATTGCTCTCACGTCATGAGAAAGACAAACCGGTCGCACAGGTCAGAACAAATGATAAGCGCACAAGAGCTCGGCGCTGGTACAGTGGCTGCTGCGCTGCTTGAGCGGCCTTTTCCACTGCTTATGCACGAATTTCCCGTATTTGTCTGCAGAATTGCACAATGCATCTCTGTTCACGGCAGTACGCGTCCTCTACTTATCGAATTGCCGACCAGTTTTACCGCAGATAATGATTTTGTCTCATCTGACGGGCTAGTGAGAGAAAATGCAAGCGATTGCCTGGGGTAGGCCAGTCAGGAACAAAGAACATTTCCCAGATAAGTGCAAGCGCGTCGCTTCGCAGTTATCGGCCTTACACACTGTGCAGGTAACACACGACATCGAGACATCTGCCCCCTTTTTCCTGATAACTGGGCGTATAAAAACACCCAAGAAGGGAGCTTCACACGGAGCTCGAGGAAGACACCGGTGAAGGTAAGTCTGGCTCTTGTTTCTCGCGCGCCTGCGTGTGTGTCAGGTAGGGAAAATAAAATCAACTACGACATTATTTACCTGAACCCCTTGCACGTGGATTGTTCAACGCGAGTTAACAGTGCTTCATCTCTAATTCACGCTCTAGAACTCTTCATTATTCCCCTTGTTAGATAAACGTGCTTGATTTACTTCTTCATCCACTTAGGCTGAGGAGTGCTCTATGGTGGAAAAACAATGAACAGTAATGAATGATCCTTTGTAACATACCGGCAAGGCTGTAGTCAATGATGTAATAGAAATGAAGGTGCTACCCAATTTAAATGTCGAGGTATTTCGTACTTACTAAGAGCCAAGCGTGTACAGGCCTAGGCAAATTACGTGCTAATAAGGACGACATTCTTATTAGCACGGAAGTGTTGGGTTCGCATGTATTGCGATATTGCCGTAATatagaaacaacaacaacaacaaaattgtgGTATTGGCTTTTCGCCTAACGTTAAAGTGGTTTTGAAGCACCTGTGGTGCTACCAAATTTATATGTCAAGGTATTTCGTACTTGACATAAATTTGCCTAGGCTTGTACACGCTTGTAGACAGGCATGTACAAGCCTAGGCAAATTACGTGCTAATGAGGAGGACATTCTCATTAGCACGGAACTGTTGGGTTTGCGTGTCTACAAGCCTCGTATTTGAAGTGCCTATCGCCGACGAAGCTGGAGCTGTGACGCGCAGAACTTCTTTTACCTGAGTGCAGTCAGCGATTCACCGTGACTGTTGGTTTcttctgcacagaaaaaaaatttttttcaaccTTAACCGGGCGTCTTTTTCCCATGGCTAACATCGTTACTTTTaagacagatttttttttactgcacacaACAGTGAGCTCGAACCACACCTGTGATGAGACAAGCCGTAGTTGAAAGATGTGTGTTAATTCTGACCCTCTGGTGCGCGACGACATATCTGGCACTGGAAATTTACAGCGATTGAGATTAAAGTTCATtacaagcactttttttttctattttctcgCTGCTATCGTCATTGTAACTTGCAACAAGAACGTCGCCAAGAAACTAAACGTTATTACTTCGTATCAACGATAAGTCTTATTCATGTTAGGATTAGTTCCTAGCAACGAAGATATAGCCTTTAAGGGGTAAGGTAGAAGGGTAAATTGTCAGAAATTTGACAGATCAAGCCGCCTTAagggtgaattttttttattctgtggtGATCACACTGGTCGCTGTAATGAATGACGGAGGCCGAATACGAATCAATTAGGATACACTTTTGTAGAAGAGAAGTTTTGTGAGTACGGCCCTTGTTTGTATGCTCAAGCAATATATTCAAGAAACGGTGCTCAAGATAAAGCAAACTGGGAAAGAGCACACGCAGAGCGGTTGTGTGCGAAGCGCTGTCGAAAGCTCCGTCTCTTCACTATGCTGCCGCATGAGTATGTTAGTGCATCAACGGCCTCCACTTGCTTGTGCCACACTTCCCTATCCCGCTCTATCCCTGTTATTTCGTCCTAGTTGACGCATGTACTGCGCAACCATGCTActcaatttttttctgttctttttcgcCGATCAGCCTTTATCATTGCTGTTCTCAACGGTTCAGACAAGCAGCCGAATATAACTTTCACATTAAACAGCCCGACGCCAGACACCTGGAATAGGATCACGAAGGGCTGCAACTTAGCACAGTTTACATGAGTGGTGCAGAGTGATAAACAAGAAATGCCTGGACAATCCGGTGCTTCTTTGGGTGCAACGCTTATTCTAGACTGTCCCTGACATATGCAAAGTAATGTTGTTTCTGTAGCTACAAACGACGCTATAGTTGACGCAGGGCCTCTAAGGCTGTTTGCTTGCGGAAAAATCGCCAAAGGAAATATTTATGAAGGGTCCTTTAACTCCATATTGAAGGATGCACAGGGATTTAGGAAGCTCTAGGTTTTAAAATCAGCCTCAATACCGCGTCAAAGTAACTCGGCACCCATATTATTTAATGTTGcttcaataaaaaattatttaGAAAGACTGGCGCAATATTTAGAGCTACATATCAGACAGAGAACAGCTGTTATATACAGCAGATACAGTGATGACAGGCTTGCGATAAAATCGACACCTAAACGTCCTGGGTCGACAACAATGTCTCGAGCCTGGACTATTATCAGGCAGGTCGACGTTCTGCTGCAATTCTTCTGGCTACCTTTTGGGTGTCGGTAAGGGAAGAGAAATTACACCGTAAAAGAGAAAACAAGACGACGGTTAGAAAAGGGACATTGTCAACATCTGAATTTAATGGAAAGGTTACCGTCGCCACCGCGCTACCCGGGTGAAGGCCTTACGGACAGTCACCCTTCCAGCCTGACGAAAAAACTAAGCTTTTTACGTGGACCTGTGTCATGCCGTAATAAATGAATATTTCTCCGTTCATCTTCTAGGTTCCTGTACAAAAATGGCCATCACTCCTTTCATCACTTTGAGCCTGCTTGTCGTCGGTAAGTTGGAGCTAACGTGATGCTCTTGAGCATTAGACTGCTttgcaaaacaaaacaagaagttTCAATGGATACAGCAATCCAGCAGCGATTTCTTACAGTTCTGATTTTCGTGCTTCATTTATTTTGACACATACCTCACGGGCTTCTAGTAGAACATTTTGTGAGCGGGAATGAGAGTATAAAAGTgagcttcggccggcagaaaacagccaactcagaactggcacggaccgggggaatcggactgtctaattaaaacaaagcattgcgaggaccgTTGACTTTATGAAACAGTTAACACAGTAATAATGAAAGCGCGATGCCGTAAGCACGTACGCGTGTATAAGAAATAACAAGCGACTTTATACAAATATGTACATTCCACATCGAGTCATATAAATACAATATCAGCTGAAAGAAAGCATATGGACAGAATGCAGTTATTACATGGGCTATACAACTCTTTTTCAAGACTGTAAGAAAACGCATGCGCATCGCATTAGCATGCGAGCCAAGTATTATTCTGCTGCGTGAAACAGGGAGCGAACGCTCTCTTATAAAAGATTTCTTCTTTAGTTTAGACGTAGAAACGTAGAACAGAAATCTCTTATGTGAGATTGTTGGCTCTCTCCAGTATTTTCGATGCCCCCTCTATTTTGAAGCAGTCCATAACTCCGTAGCTCGCGCACTAATGCACATCCTTCCGATGTTCTAGCAAATGGGGAAGCGGCGGTTGCTAGCGCGTCTCTCTCGTCTTGTCATCCCTCTTTTGTCGCTCTCGGGCACCTGTGTCGGGTGCCAACCTTGAACAGTTGTCAGATGCCAATCTTGAAAAATGCGCCGcggaaagaagaagaaacggatagGCAAGGCATCTGCGCTGCCCCAACTGAAAGGGAACACTGTGCTGCTGAGGAATGAACAAAATAAGCATTGCGCTCTTTATACATCCGTTATTATTAGGCCCTTTTACAAAAATTTTTGAGGAATTTTATTCACTGAAGGGGCATCGCACTCAATCCAGCCTGTTCTGTTCGTAAAAACAAATGTTGTTGCCCTTCCTTCGACTTATTTCTACTTGTGAAACTTGTTTAATTGACTGTTTTCGAGTTTATTGCCTTCTGCGTATTCGCAGTCAGCGGTGAATGGTCGTGCTAAATGTCAGAAAGCCGCCATCGCACGCAGTGAACTGAGGTCCTCATGTAGGATTCAGCTGAAGACGTTTCTAAACCGAATAACAAGTTCGACTTAGTTTGTGGTCGATATCGCCGGTCATCCTTATTATTATATGGAATCGCAGCGGCGCGCTCATGCATCAAGCGCGACTGAAAATGCATCAGCAGGACTCCATCTTGCTCTCTGCACACGCAGTTCTCACTAATGACGTGCGTTCGGAGCGGTTCTGCCGGCTTCCTGTCTCAATATGTTCTTAGAGCGTCCGCGTACCGCACTTAGAGAGCTGCAGGCCCCCATACGTGTAGAAGGCTGCAGTTCGAGTGTATTCCGCGTTGACGCAGGCGCACTCGCTGGCACCAAGCAGGATGCCAACAACTACATTGACACCGTGCTGCGCGACCACCTTCCGGCCAACGTGCGTTCGCTCAACTTGGACCCCACGAACCTGCCGGGCTTCAACATAAAGGTCGACTCGACGGGTCTGTCCAACCGGGACCTGAAGGCTCAGTTCCCGTCGGGCAAGCTTTACGGCCTGTCGAACGTGGTGCGCAGGCGCGGCGACTGCGGCGTGCCGGGCTGGCAGGGCTCGAGCGTCACCACCGGTTGCTATGTGTCCCTCGACTCGCTGCGACTCACTTTCGACGGCAGCGTCACCGGATACAGCCTTCTTGGCGGCAAAAAGGACATCAGCCTCGACCTAGTAGTCGAGAAGACCAACGCCTTCGTCGAGGCTACTGCGGCCCTTGGTAAGTCTACAGACGCCGTCAGAATTTGGTCGCCAAGCAGGAGAAGCAACCAAAACGTTTGAGCATTTTCACACCATAGTGAGATGCGGCACCGGTTCGTAGCTtgtcaccgaaaaaaaaaaatcatgaccaattccactctgtgaaggtggatgaccagcgaagctgtttagcacatggcACAGAGGGGACacaaaattttgaacaaaggtacgaacacatttattgtcctgatcggtggcCATCATGGCAATAGGTACGCACACATATTCTCGTATCATCTCTGTTGCTGAATGTGCAAGGATTTTTATGCCTACCCAAAGAAaaatttgtccgtcacgtaagacaatgaatgactCACACCCCCTTAAGCAATTGCTGATACTCCCGTAACCAAGGAAAAAAGAAGTATATACCTGAGAGTCAACTTTTTTTCAAAATGGTGCTTATTAATAACTAATCCACTGAAAAAGGCATAGCCAAGTAATGATTGCATAGAATGAAGTGATTTTGCATCACATTTAGGAGCTGAGTTTTTGCACACGCAGCTTTGTTGACGGACGCGAAATATCCACGGAGCCCTAGGCagatacagcttcgctgtaaaatttttTCCGCTTTACCCTAGATAGGAATACTTTAGACCGCAATAAACTGGCACCAAGTCACACTACAAGTTCGGGTGGCCAGTTTACTAGAAGCTGGCTTGGTTGCGACAATTCCTGCACTCCTCAAGTTCCTCAATTAGGAACGAATCAAGTCACTGTCAGTACACTTGCGAACAGGAAAGTGCATGTACTCATTTTAGATCCTCTTGAGTTGCGCGCATACTAAGGTACGTCCATGCTACGTGGTCCGCCTTGGGCAGAAAAAAGCTATGACCGGGTGGAGTTTCTTTTCAAATAAATTCAATGCAACGAAAAAACTTTCCCTTCGCTTGAGCGTTGACGGGTGGCCACCAGAATAAATTGCTGTTCTGTTGTTATACTAGATTTCGTTCCTTTCTAGCAGCAACATATTTGATTTCCTACGTTGCTATGCGGTCGCCCATCCAGACAGGAGGTCATATTTCATAACTAAAGCTTCGCTAACCTTGTTTTATTCTACGATTCAAACGGCCTGCACTCTTGTGCTGGTTCTAAATCAGGCAAGAAGAAATGCACGACAACGGGCGCGGAGAGAACACAAGCGATGCCTAACGTCCTCTCGTCATTCACGATTTGTTGTAGGAAAGCTGTTCGAAGGAATAACAGCGAAAGTTTACAAGCTGCGGTAACTTGTAGTTCCGCTAAGAATACGAGTAACGCTTTCTGTACATAAAGGGCGCTCCAGTATCTCTGGTCGATACCTAACGTGGCTAAAATCGTGAGAACTGCTTTGCGGGCCGGCTTTCcatccataaaaaaaaaacaagacagccGTACTTATCATACTTTTGGCGTGATATTTTAGAGAGTTGGTTTTAGTCGTCACCACGCTGAAAATTGTGTCACAAAATAAAAGCAATCGGGCGCTCCGGAACGCGCGCGCTTTTTCATTCCCTATTGCTGAGCCTTGCATCGCGATCTCTCACGCATATATTTCCCGCTTAACTGTGTCTCTGTAGTTGATGAAGGAAGCATATGTTAATATTTTCTCTTAAACCCGCGATAAGAGAAGAGGAAGAGTGGTCAACCAGTGCAATAAGAAAGCATTAGTAACTTATTTCGGACCCTGTCGTTGACGTTTTCTCTAACCTCCGTTCCTCCTTCCCGACTCCACCAGGCCAGCCAGCTACGTTGAAGACGCTGACGGTGACCGGCTTCGAGTTCCGCGTGAACGTCAACAAGAAGCTCGGCCTGAGCGAAAAGCGCGAGAAGAAGTTCCTCAAGGCCATCAAGCAGTCGGCCAGCGCCATTCTGCAGGGCATCCTCTACACATCCTTCCGCGAGGCCCTCAGCCGCTCCGTCAGCAGGGTTCCGCTGCCCAGACCGTGAAACAGCGGTGCCATCTGCCACCCCAGGCAAACAAGATTTTTGAACAACAAATGGGAATAAAAGACGAATCGTTCTACACTATTCTaaattgttctttctttctttctttctttagacgATGATCAGGCAACAAATATCTCGGCTACTGAGTTCCAAAAGTCAGGCAGTGAAGGCGTTCCCAAAAGGTGTCTAACGCTAACTAGAAGCAATCTTTTGTTAGTTGTTACCTGTCTATCTATATAATGGGATGTTAAAGTGACGCGAAGAAACACGCACTGCTGCCAAATCTTTGTATCACTTGtcatacgagagagagagaagtggttcttgcgggaaaggaggaaaggctggcactatcttctgcaacccctGCAGGAGCATGACTTAGCGCCAGCAGGGTGTGGGAGATggattaaaagaaagagagggtaggagggagaaaggtagagggtcgtcccagtagcatcagagcagcccggccaAGAGGTGCATGGGAAGATTATTTTATCTTACgtggcgggagagagagagatacaaggCTTTAATAATATGCAtatgttagcctggctgttcgcctgacatgctactcatGGTACTGGGTGATGATGAGGATATATTCAGTGACAAATACTTAACAGCACATGCAGACACGCACATACGTGCATATGCACTgtaagagatatttacggcgctgTTACTTTAGGTAGTGGTTAATGTGAGTCAGATAAAGAAGGTAGGAAATACAACAAGAACGCCGcaataagaggaaaaaaaaatgatcgtTTGAGACTTCTTCGACGAATGTGACTGAACACATATTTCAAATCAACTTCAAGATTAGATAAATGTTGTTTACGCCACAAGTATTGTACTCTGTCTGTAGAACCATAAGAAACGACCTCAGGAGGGCGTCGGCGCTAGATGAAACCAATTATGGTGTGCACAATGTAAATACCCGGGCACACTTGTCTATTTGAATTTTCTACTCAAGGTCACTATGTCGAGGCTATTTCCTTCTCCGTAAACAGTCCCCTAAGTGGTAGGCCACGGTGAGACGCACTGCTCTGTGTGCAGCG
This Dermacentor albipictus isolate Rhodes 1998 colony chromosome 1, USDA_Dalb.pri_finalv2, whole genome shotgun sequence DNA region includes the following protein-coding sequences:
- the LOC135905741 gene encoding salivary anticoagulant protein P23-like → MAITPFITLSLLVVGALAGTKQDANNYIDTVLRDHLPANVRSLNLDPTNLPGFNIKVDSTGLSNRDLKAQFPSGKLYGLSNVVRRRGDCGVPGWQGSSVTTGCYVSLDSLRLTFDGSVTGYSLLGGKKDISLDLVVEKTNAFVEATAALGQPATLKTLTVTGFEFRVNVNKKLGLSEKREKKFLKAIKQSASAILQGILYTSFREALSRSVSRVPLPRP